GTCCAGGAAAGACGGATAAGACCGCAGACCACGGAGCCAGTCTGGGAAGAGGAACCGACGGCGTTTTGCACGGTGCTCTCACCAAGATCCTGCAGGACCCATACGGACAGATTCTGGAGTCATATTCCGTGGCTGCCGGACTGGACTACCCGGGAGTCGGCCCGGAGCTGGCGTATCTCGCAGAGAGAGGACGGGTGACGACTCGTATCGCCGAGGATGAGACTGCGATCTCCGGCTTCCATGCGCTCTCCAAGCTGGAGGGCATCATACCGGCCCTTGAGTCGGCTCATGCAGTGGGCTATGCCCTGGCCGAGCCGCGGGAGCTTGGCGATCTCGCTATAATCAACATCTCTGGCAGAGGAGACAAAGATCTGGCAACGGTGATGGACCATGAAAATCTCTGAAGCATTCGAGAACGCTCCTCTGCTCATCATCTACATCTGTGCAGGGGATCCGACGCCGGAAGAGACGCCCAAGCTGGTACGGCGGCTGGCTCTTGCCGGAGCGGACATAATCGAACTGGGATTGCCTCACTCTGACCCCATAGCCGACGGCCCCACCATCCAATCGGCTGCTCAGAGGGCGATAGCTGCTGGAATGAACACAGACGTCTATTTCGAAGTCGCTCGCGCGGCGAACGTCGCCATTCCAAAGATCTTCATGGGATACTACAACATGATCTATGCCCGCGGACTTGACAGGTTTGTCCAGGATTGTGCCAGATCTGGCATCGAGGGCCTGATTGTGCCAGACCTGCCGCCTGAGGAAGCCGGACCGCTCCATGAGGCCTGCGTTCGAGCCGGGGTGGACCTGATCTTCCTGGCGGCTCCAAACACTCCGCAGGAGCGGCTGAAGATGATTGAAGAGAGGACATCGGGATTTCTCTACCTGGTGGCAAGAACTGGCGTGACTGGTGCCAGGAGTGACGTTCTCCAGAGCACCGGGGACTTAATTGCTCGCGTTCATGGCAGCAAGCCGAAAGCTGTAGGCTTTGGCATCTCTACTCCGGAACAGGCAGCAGAGGTGGTCGCCGCCGGCGCGGACGCGGCCATCGTGGGATCGGTCTGCGTGGACCTGATAGCCAAGGGCGAGGTGGAGCGGCTGGAAAAGCTTGTGGCCGATATTAAGAAGGCGGTCAAGGCCGCGGCAAGAGCAAAGCTACAATAGTCTGCTTGATTACCTGTCTGCCATGACTGAAGCTGATGACGGTCAGAAACGATTTGTGGAGAGGACGAGGGCGGACCTGGAGGCGGGAGCCGATGTCACAATCGTTGCCTTCGGCGACTCGATCACAGAGGGTTATTGCGTCCGGCGCGGCTTTCCATCCTTTTGGGCTCAGATGCTGAGAGAAAAGTATCCTGAGGCAAATGTTGAGATGATCAACTCCGGCATCTGTGGAGACACCAGCATGGACGGCCTCGCAAGGCTCGACTTCTCTGTGCTCTCCTACGAGCCGGACCTGGTCACCATCAACTTCGGAATCAACGACTGCGCGTTCGGCCTGAGTCTGGAGGAGTTCGAAATGAACTTCGTAGAGATGGTGCGGCGCATCCGGTCCGGCCCAAATTCGGAGATATTGCTGCTCTCCTCCCAGCCCCTTGAGACGCCTCCCTACGATCGAATGGTCCTGGATTACTATCAGGCGGTGCTGAGAGTG
The sequence above is a segment of the Candidatus Omnitrophota bacterium genome. Coding sequences within it:
- the trpA gene encoding tryptophan synthase subunit alpha — its product is MKISEAFENAPLLIIYICAGDPTPEETPKLVRRLALAGADIIELGLPHSDPIADGPTIQSAAQRAIAAGMNTDVYFEVARAANVAIPKIFMGYYNMIYARGLDRFVQDCARSGIEGLIVPDLPPEEAGPLHEACVRAGVDLIFLAAPNTPQERLKMIEERTSGFLYLVARTGVTGARSDVLQSTGDLIARVHGSKPKAVGFGISTPEQAAEVVAAGADAAIVGSVCVDLIAKGEVERLEKLVADIKKAVKAAARAKLQ
- a CDS encoding pyridoxal-phosphate dependent enzyme; its protein translation is TLKDAINEAMRDWASSFDSTHYLLGTAAGAHPFPSMVRDFQSVIGHEARSQILEPEGRLPDSITACVGGGSNAMGIFAPFIKDESVRLIAVEAGGRGPGKTDKTADHGASLGRGTDGVLHGALTKILQDPYGQILESYSVAAGLDYPGVGPELAYLAERGRVTTRIAEDETAISGFHALSKLEGIIPALESAHAVGYALAEPRELGDLAIINISGRGDKDLATVMDHENL
- a CDS encoding SGNH/GDSL hydrolase family protein gives rise to the protein MTEADDGQKRFVERTRADLEAGADVTIVAFGDSITEGYCVRRGFPSFWAQMLREKYPEANVEMINSGICGDTSMDGLARLDFSVLSYEPDLVTINFGINDCAFGLSLEEFEMNFVEMVRRIRSGPNSEILLLSSQPLETPPYDRMVLDYYQAVLRVASEMDVGFVNVFGAWMRAVAGGTPLGSLILQGLDHPNEAGYRIIAEELMRLF